GTGTCACATCAAGGGTGCCCTTTAGATCACTTCCTCCATTGACCGTGTTCCGACTTTTAACAACTCGTTGTCAGGGAGCTGAGCCCTAAATCTTAGGGGCCTGACAAGCGCTCCGCTCGCAGTGGAGCATGAGCCGGTTGGAGGAGCTGAAACAGGTCTGATGGTGGTCATGGGGACGGCTCAGCCCTGCCGCAGCCAGTTGCGGTGAAGCGTCCGCCTGCGCCGAGCGCCTGCCAGCCGCGCACCCCAACAAACCCCGGCAGGTTCAGCAGGATGGCAGCGCGGTGAAGTTGCAGTGGTGCGCGTCGGAGCTGAACCTGGGACACCGGCCAGTCTAGAGAAGTCAGAGCTCTCCTTCACTGTTAGTGGGCCTCATGACCCCAGGCCTCCACGCACCGGACTGTTCCTGGGCGGTGCACAATGGGGCGCATGTCTGCCCCACACGTGCTCGCTTCCCAGCCGCCTGACGTGGATCTGGTCTTCGAGGGTGGGGGCATCAAGGGCATTGCGCTGGTCGGCGCCCTCGAGGTCCTGACTGCACACGGTTACCGGGCGCTACGGGTGGCCGGCACCTCGGCGGGGGCCATCGTGGCGGCCCTTTACGTGGCGGGCTACACGCCGGAGGAGTTGCGCGACGATCTGCTGTCGTTTGCGTTCTCCAGCTTGCGCGATACCGGCTGGGAGGACCGCGTGCCCGTGGTTGGACCACTGCTGAGCCTCGGCCTGGACTTCGGACTCTACGAAGGGGAAGCCCTCGCAGACTGGGTGCGGGAGCGGCTGCTGCGGCGCGGCGTGCAGACTTTTGCCGATCTGCCGACCTTTGAGGGCCAGTGCCGCTTGCAGGTGGTCGTCTCTGACGTGACCGAGCGCCGCATTCTGCTGTTGCCCCGTGACGCAGCTCGGCTAGGCGTATCGCCGGATGAACTGGAGGTTGCTGCTGCGCTGCGCATGAGCGCCAGCTTGCCGCTTTACTTTGAGCCGGTGCGCTGGCGCCATCCCCAGACGGGCCGTGAACACCTGCTGGTAGATGGCGGCTTGCTGTCGAACTTTCCGGTGTGGGCCTTCGACGTGCCAGGCACGCCACGCTGGCCGACCCTGGGCCTGCTGCTGGTGGATGAACACCCGCGTGACGCCCTGGGCGGCGAGCTGCTGCCACCCGAGTCGGGCCTGACCGATTACCTGAAAAGCCTGGTGTCCACGGTATTGCAGGCGCGGGACCGTCAGTATCTGGAATCGGCGGATTTCGTTCGTACCGTTGCAATTCCCAACCTGGGCGTGGGCACCACCGAGTTCGACCTGTCGCCCGAGCGTGCGCTGGCGCTGTACACCTCTGGCCGCGAGGCTGCCGTGCATTTTCTGGAGACCTGAGATTTTGAGGCTTACGTTCGAACCTTCCGGTACGGTGTGTCCCCCGGACGGCGTGAGATGCTGGCGCAGGCATTGAGAAAGGAATGAGCGGGGCTTCCCTCACTCGCATAAGGCTCAGATTGTTGTGTCATTCCGTCTGGATGCGCTGATGAATTAGGCGCGTTTGAACCTGTCGACGCTTTTGGAAAATCGGTGCGTGACTTGTGTTGTATCTCGTCGCTTGTACATGCCTGAATGCTCCGCTTCCCAGATCTACAGGCCTCCTTACCTGGGTTGTCCGTCCCTTTCGTTGATAATCTGCTGTTCCTGAATTTGGAAATCAAGGGGGAGCTCGGCCGTGGAGTGGTCTTTCCCGGACGCCTGTCGTATGGCTTGTCCGGTCTGGATTGCCTGCAATGTTCTTGACCGCGCTAGGGGCCGACGTTGTGGAGCGTGGTTCTAGTGGTTGACGCTCCGAATCAGCCAATGAGTAGAACGCCCCTTTTCTGATTAGAAGCG
The genomic region above belongs to Deinococcus humi and contains:
- a CDS encoding patatin-like phospholipase family protein: MSAPHVLASQPPDVDLVFEGGGIKGIALVGALEVLTAHGYRALRVAGTSAGAIVAALYVAGYTPEELRDDLLSFAFSSLRDTGWEDRVPVVGPLLSLGLDFGLYEGEALADWVRERLLRRGVQTFADLPTFEGQCRLQVVVSDVTERRILLLPRDAARLGVSPDELEVAAALRMSASLPLYFEPVRWRHPQTGREHLLVDGGLLSNFPVWAFDVPGTPRWPTLGLLLVDEHPRDALGGELLPPESGLTDYLKSLVSTVLQARDRQYLESADFVRTVAIPNLGVGTTEFDLSPERALALYTSGREAAVHFLET